The genomic window GACTGTATGTTTAATTTATGACATTAGATTTTGAGATTAAAACAATTCAAATTTTAAGGTTTGCCTTATATCTTAATACTTCATGTTTTTCACTTTCAAGTTGTGCATGAATATAGTGGTTCATGTGGCACAAgacatacttttttttatttttctaaagaaAAAACAAACTCCAATGGAATATTCAAACTGCAAAGTATAAGAACTTAGTTGACAATCATCAAATGTGAATGAGTTCAGATGCGTGACCATgttcaaatataaaatcatagATATTGGCCAAAAAATGCATATCTTGAAAAAGGATTGTCAAAAAAGTAAAGTTGAAAGCTtaaagaaccaaaaaaaaaaaaaaagaaggcaagATGGAAATAAGCATGCACATAATCCTAAATAACAAAAATTCCTGAATTTTTATGTTGCAGCTACATGGATCATAAATAGCAATGATGAATTTTCAAGGTAAAAGATATGTTTGAACATGATAATAAAAATGCAAAAGGAACACAACAAAGGTACAGACTTGAGAGATATCTTTAAGCAAATATTATTGTAAATCCATTTTCAGATAGTTATTATGTAATGGGTGTCATCATTGATCCATTATGTTCAATACGCTACCAACATAAAACAGAGCATCTTCAGAAGCTTCTACATTATGGTAGCATTAAAGAGAACCTTATTACATGCCTCACAAGTGATACTGCATAGGCTGAAATAAGGACCCAACAGAACTGTTATGTAACAATCATAAACATAAGTTATGCACAAACTTGATCATGCTCAGGTTTCTGCAGGCAGTCAAATCATATGGAACTCAGATAGCCATCATATAAATTTCATTCCTCTTTATTGGGTTCCAAATTATGAATAAGATAATTAAACTTTTCTATGACAGGTCGTAAGACCTCATCAACTAGGAGAGGGCCTGTTTGAGGGTTGATCTATACAAATAGACCTGATCTTTGGTTAATATACATGTGTAAGCAACCATTCAAGAGAAGTTATGTTTCAGCAAGTTGATAATATTTGGAACATTTAatatgaccaaaaaaaaaaacatctgcACATAGTGTGCCCATCACTCAgtgttttctttttaaaaaagtttttccCCTTTCTAATAATGGATTCCAATTTTGTTATGCTGGAGCACATCATCTATTATTTTGATATAAAGATTAACCCCTACTAGTGTATGATGCTTCCACAAAAATACCTCAAGATACATTTGTTGCACTCTGAAAGACCTGAGattgaaatttacaaaagggcCAAGGAGGCAAGGATATGTATAATGAGAAGAGTAGGAAAAACAAAGTTTGAAGTAAGAGAAAACAATTAAGAGACTTGAACTATTTACCTACATTGCTTATTTTTTCTCCGTTGTGGTGTTTACCTTTGAGTTAGACTATCTTTTTTTGTTCCTTTATTCCTTTTTCCCCAATGCAGCCAAGGGCAGACTATGCACTGTTTCTTTTAGTATGTTAATAAGGTATCATTCAAAGACAAACTGTCACTTTTCCTTGCTGTTAAGTAGATGTCCAGCAGAAATATGTTTCCAATTAAAGTGTTACTCCCTAGGAAGCCTTGAAGGCTTCATGTCTGACATGGTCCAGCTAATGTACACCAGATTGGTGCATGAGGTGTGCATACACTATGCACGTAGGAAAAAATTATCTGCATCCAGCTCGAACCAATATAAACCCTCATGAAGTCATTGATGCATTGAATAGATGCAAGGCATGCGAAATGGCATTAGTGTGCATATATTAAGCATGTATGAAAAATTGCCTACATACAAATTGAACCACATAAAACCTTCATGAAGTAGGTGATGCATTAGATACATACCAGGCACATGAATCAAGGGGTTTTGATGAGGTTCGAGTTGCATGTAGATGGTTACATTGCTGTTAGAAATACTCATAATccatgattttatatatatatatatatatatatatatatatatatcgaaaATGGCCTTAAACATTATAGAACTCATTTAGGATCAGGATTGGTTAGGAACTAAGAATCGAAAATGGCCCTAAGCATTCTAGAACTCATTTAGGTTCAGGATTAGTTAGGAAACAAGATCCAGATCTGTTTTGTACATGATATAATCCCTTGGATCATGAGATCTAACTTGATCATGCTATTTAAATATGAAATCATATGGAACTGGAACTAAATCACTTCAAGAATCATCACCAATAAGCTTGACCATTTTTACATCATAGAATCCCTTGTTTTTTTTATTAAGATGGAATCATGTGGAACTATATGTCTTTTAAAATTGCCCATTCATCTCTAATAAGCTTGACCATGTAAAATTAGCAGACTCATTGCAGTTTTTGATCTAAAAGTCAAGAAACAGGAAAATTGGAATTAGGAGAGATAGGCAAATTGTCATACTTTTCTTcacatttttaaaaatctaatttttttttgccgGAAAATATTCTGTAAAAGGATTATTGGATTGATAGGCTGTGCTATGTATGGGTTTCTAATTTTAGAAGCTAGACTTCATATATTTATGGCCTCTTATTCTTCATTCATCTCCTTTACAGTTTACTCAGtttcaatttttgatttattttatattatataattttgtagaaattaaaaaaaaaaaaatcttatgagCAGCAATTCAATCAACAATCCCATCAAATCTAAACCCTTTTGTGATTTATGATTCGATACCAGTCATGACAACACTAGGTGGCTAGTACATACGCATTTAGGTTTAGCTGCTAATTGGTACATAAGAGGCATTTGGGCATTAACTTAAAACAGCAtgccaaaaataataatatatttcttCGACATGGTTCATTCATGCAGCCAAAACAGATCTTTGAATGAATGAGTCTCATTTTCAATTTTCACtctctaaaaatcaaaaaaaaaaaaaaaagcataaaggGCCTGAGGGGAGTCCTTTACGTTGCAATACAGCATGGGCATCTTCGAACCTCTGGGGACAAATACTTCAGCCTATAAATTATTTTCAGAAAGTTCTCCACATTTATACAGCATGAAATGCATTTTGCACTGAAATAGCAATTGCCTTAATATAGAACTGCAAATCAGTATGTTTTAAGCCCAAAACAAATATAAAGGGCAACATATAGCTGAAgcataaaaatataattgaaaGCTGCAACAGAAGGCCTAAGATGCACTCAACAAAGAGGTATGTCATGTATCAAATAAATGATATCACAGACTCCTATGATACTCATCCGATCTTATAATAAGAGCCAAGAGAGAACAAAGACAGTAAAATGAATAAAGACCTGGAACCTCGCCGAATATCTCTCCTGTATGGTGCATCACGATATGAGGAACGTTCGGTGCGGATCCTGCGGTCTCTTGGAGGGCTGCGGCTGCTTTGACTCATCTTCAACCTTCCTCCTCAACACGACCAGCTGCAACCAATCTGCACTACCACCAACAAACCCACCAACACTACCACCACCACCACTACAAGCACCACCAACACACTCCTCCCTGTCCACAACAAAACCAGACATCCAAGCTACCTCCATGAGTCCAAATGAAACCACCAATTCTTTCCTTCCAAAAAAGAAACGACCCAAATTTCAACACTAAACACAAGCTGCACCAAATAAAGTTACCAAATTCCGCAATCCAGATTACTACTACACCCTTCCCCACAAATCCAGTAAATTTTAACCCCAGGGCTTCAACTACTCTACTTCGGTCGGTCAAACAGCCAAACAAGACCCGTTCTACATGAAAAAATATACCAGATACCAGTACAAAACAGCCTCCTCCACTACCAGACATTCATACATCTGACATCTCAAATTAAGTAGAGACCTGGATCACATATTTTGACCCGATATGGAATCAACATCTGAAACGAAGCAATAAAAGGAAAAAACCTCAAAAAACTCAAGcaaaaaaacaaacagaaaaggtgGGGAACAAAATCATCCTGCATGCATATATTCAAAGCAAGCATGCGCTCTGTTGGTAATGCACATTATTGTACAATTATCGCATATACAATAAAATACTAAAACAATTTAGGAAGTGAAGAAAAACAGCCTCAGAAGATAAACAATAAAAatcagaagaaaaagaaaaaaaaaaagaagcaaacttTCTCGTCCAAACATTCTATCCAATATCTAATTTGGTGAGCACACCGTGTTGAAATTTGAGATCCAAgactttgaaaaaagaaaaaaggggttTTCTGCCGGTAGAAGAGAAGGGTCGATAGAAGAAACTAGATTAGCCCACCAAAAAAATCaccaaattatttaaaaaaaatatttggcgaGAAGAAAAACGAATCTTAAGAAGCAGCAAACCTAAAAAATGAAACATGAATTTCAGAAACAAATTGTCCccgcccctctccctctctctctttattcAACCCAGATCTCAAAGGAACCACTAATCAAAACAATCAGATCATCGATCTCGATAAACAAGTAAAGAATTAGCATCAAACGCTCATCGATTTACCGAAAACAACAGAAAAGGAAGAAACGATCCACGCAACGCAACTCCTTCGATCTCTCTCTACCCTTTTCTCGCGAGAAAATTAACGTAGTATTATTTGCGATATACCGACCTCTTCACTTTGGCGCCCGCTAGGGTTTCCCCCTCTCTCGCCTTCGATTCTCCCACGGCGAGCTTTTATCCAAACACTAAGACTTAATTAAAACCGGGGGACAAGAATAATAATATCTCATACTTTATGCCACCGCGCGACGAGCCAAGGGACGGCCCTGGCCCAAAGTAACACGTTTCCCGTTCTCTTCGACATGACCCCACTTTCCGTTTCCCTTGCTGGATTCCCCTGAACCCAAGCGACATCACGTGATCTGGGAGCGTCGCCAGTACTTTTTCGGAAATTCCTCAAAATCCCCCTTTCCTCGCCCACGGCGCTCCTTGCCTCCCTTTCACCCTCCTTCCGAAAAATCCCCAGTTATATCCACCGATGGAGGCTGGGCGGCGGACGGCGGTGGTGGAGGCGTGGACGCCGCCCTACTGCACGGTGGTGGGCGTGGACACGAGCGGCGGCTTCTGGTACCGCGCCTGCTCCAACTGCGAGCGGACCCTACCCGACGACCACCGCAACCCGAATTCCAACCCCACCTGCCGCCTCTGCAGCCAAAGAACTTTCGCCCCTCCCTCTAAGCGCCTCTACCGCCTCCTCGTAATCACCAATACTCCTCTGAAAATGGTCTCGTGTTTTCTACTTATCGAAGTTGTTGGCTCTCTTCTTCTATATATATAGGTGTCGATTGCTACGGTGGATAAGGTCATGGTGGTGGTGTGCTTCGACCGGGCGGCGCGGGTTCTGATGGGGTGCTCCGCCGACGAGTTCGTGGACTTCTGTAGGGCCCACCCCTTGGCGGCGGAGAAGGCGGCGGAGGTGCTGGAGGGGGAGATGTGCCGGATGACGCTGAGTCCCTCGAAGAAGGGCAACGCCGAGCACCTCCGGGTGGCCGCCGTGGAGCCGCTCCGGACTGGGTTCCGGCCGGTCATCGAGACGCTGAGGAAAATGTATGGCGTCGGTACTTCAAAGACCAAATCTTGAAAACTATTTTTGCTGTGATGGCTGTTTTGTTCTCTGCAAAGTAATGCGGCCTAGTTATACAATGTATTTTTCAGGAGACTCTTCTTCTCCAACTCGCTTTCTTTCATGAACAAGCATATAACCTGCGCGATTCGCAGGATGGGATTTATGCTCTTCTTATTTCACTCCTTTGAAGCCAATAGTTGTTGTATCATCCacgattttctcaaaaaaattaaaaataatcttaGGGATATTCTTAGGATTTTGCTGAACCGGAGGGTATTTTAGTCTTACTATTATTTATCCATTTCTGATCATTGATTAAACATGGATCATTCAAATTTTACTGatacaataaatttttaaagATGAAGACTATTTAtgctataattaaattaatttttttttaaatctttcatTATGGGCAATAAAAATGAAGCAGTCGTGGGTGGAGAGAT from Elaeis guineensis isolate ETL-2024a chromosome 4, EG11, whole genome shotgun sequence includes these protein-coding regions:
- the LOC105042942 gene encoding uncharacterized protein is translated as MEAGRRTAVVEAWTPPYCTVVGVDTSGGFWYRACSNCERTLPDDHRNPNSNPTCRLCSQRTFAPPSKRLYRLLVSIATVDKVMVVVCFDRAARVLMGCSADEFVDFCRAHPLAAEKAAEVLEGEMCRMTLSPSKKGNAEHLRVAAVEPLRTGFRPVIETLRKMYGVGTSKTKS